GGAATTCCACATCCCGTTCATCCACGCGTCGCTGTCGGAGACGCTGGATTACGCCACCTATCGCACGGAAACCTTTGATTGGTGCAACCTGCAGCTGGGGACCACGAAGAACCGCGACGAGGCGTTCACCCTGCCGCCCGGCCATCCGGACGAGGGCACGCTGGTGGCCGCCTACTACTGGTGGCTCTTCCCCAACGTGATGCTGAACTTCTATCCGTGGGGGCTGTCGGTGAACCTGGTGCAGCCGCTGGGGCACGACCGCACCCGTGTCTCGTTCCTGTCGTACGTGTGGGACGAAAGCAGGCGCGAGTCAGGTGCCGGGGCCGGGCTTCACCGCGTGGAGATGGAGGACGAGGAGGTCGTGGAAGCGGTGCAGAAGGGCGTGCGGTCGCGCCTGTACCACCGCGGCCGCTACTCGCCGCGCCGCGAAGTGGGCACGCACCACTTCCATACGCTGCTGGCGCGCGAGACGGGCGACTGCACGGGGGGATGAAGATGCGGCCAGCTCGGTGGAGCTGATAAAGAGAGCCTGCCCCCGCACGGGGACAGGCTCTCTCCACCCTCACGAAGCGGAGTGACGTTCACTACCGCACTCACGCACTACCGCACTACCGCACTGCCGTTCACCCCTCCAGCAGCATCGAGATGGGGTCTTCCAGCATGCGCTTGATGGCCACCAGGAACCTCACCGCTTCGCTGCCGTCCACGATGCGGTGGTCGTACGTGAGCGCCACGTACATGATCGGGCGGATCTCGATCTGCCCGTTCACCACCATCGGCCGCTCCACGATGTTGTGCATCCCAAGAATGCCCACCTGTGGCGGGTTCAGGATGGGGGTGGACAGCATGGAGCCGAACGTGCCGCCGTTGGTGATGGTGAACGTGCCACCCTGCAACTCGTCCAGCGTCAGCTTGCCGTCGCGCGCGCGCTGGCCCAGGTCGCCGATGCGCTTTTCGATCTCGGCGAAGCCCAGCTTGTCGGCGTCGCGCACCACGGGGACCACGAGCCCCTCTTCGGCGCCCACCGCGATGCCGATGTCGTAGTGGTGCTTCAGGACGATCTCCTCGCCCTGGATCTCGGCGTTCAGCCGCGGAAACTGCTTCAGCGCGCCGATGGCGGCCTTGGTGAAGAACGACATGAAGCCCAGCTTCACCCCGTGCTTCTTCACGAACTCGTCCTGCCGCGCCTTGCGCAGCTCCATCACCACCTTGAGGTCTACCTCGTTGAAGGTGGTGAGGCTGGCCGTGGTCTGCTGCGCTTCCACCAGCCGCCGCGCGATGGTCTTGCGCCGCCGCGACATGCGCTCGCGCGTCTCCGCACGGCCACCGGGCTGTGCGGCCGGGGCTGGGGCCGCGGGCTTCGGGGCGGACGCGGGTGCGGGCGGAGCCGCGGGAGCCGCCGCTGGCTCGGCCGACTTGGCCCGGCCGCGCTCGATGAACGCCAGCACGTCTTCCTTGGTGACGCGGCCGTTGGGGCCGCTCCCACGGATTTCGGCCACGTTCAGGCCGTGCTCCGCCACCAGCGAGCGGACGGCGGGCGACGTCTGCGCATCCGCCGATCCGGCCCCTTCGGCCGCGGGCGCGGCCTCAGACTGCGCCCGCGGCTTCTGGTCAGTCGGCGCCGCCGCCTGCCCCGTTTCGTCGGCCGGGGTGGCTCCGTCGGCAGCAGACAGCGAGCCCAGCAGCTCGTTGACGCTCACGGTGTCGCCCTCGGCCTTCACGATCTTCGCGATGACGCCGGCCGCCTGCGCCGCCACCTCGACGGTGATCTTGTCGGTTTCAAGCTCCACCAGGATCTCGTCCTTTTCGACGCGATCCCCTTCCTTCTTGGTCCACCGGCCCACCGTCGCCTCTACGACGGACTCGCCCAGAGGCGGCACCCGGATTTCAACGGCCATGCTGTTGCTCCGCAGCAGATGTTAGCTCCATCAGCCTTCCCCTACTTTCGCTTTCCGATGAACCTCGCGGCCATCCGGCCGGCTCCCACCGAATCCGCCATCGCAGCATCCCCATCCACCGACGGCGCGCCGGAAAGGGCGGCGAAGACCAGGCGGTGCTGCTCGGCCAGGTGCCGGTGCATGTACCCCTCGGCGGGGCTGGCGCGGTCGGGGCGCCCCTCGTAGCGCAGCGGCAGCTCGCCCAGAATGGATTGCAGCCGCGGCGCGATGTAGTTCCACGCGCCCATGTTGCGCGGCTCTTCCTGCACCCAGACGACTTCCTGGAGATTGGGATAGCCGGCGACCACCTCGGCGAGCTCGTGCCCCGGGAAGGGATACAGCTCCTCGACACGGGCGATGGCGACGCGCTCGATGCCTTCCACGGCCGCGCGCTCCTTGCGCTGGTCTTCGGTGCCGCCGACCAAATCGACGTACACCTTGCCCGAGCACAGCACCAGGCGGGTGATGGAGTCGGCGCGGTCCGCGGCGGAGGCGTCGGGAATCACCGGCTGAAAGGTGCCCGTCGCCAGCTGGTCGATGGTCGACGACGCCAGCGCGTGGCGCAGCAGGCTCTTGGGGCTCATCACCACCAGCGGCCGCGGCTCGGAATTCAGCAGCGCCGCCTGGCCGCGCAGCAGGTGGAAGTAGTTGGCCGAGGTGGTGCAGTTGGCCACGCGCATGTTGTTCTCGGCGCACAGCTGAAGAAAGCGCTCCAGGCGCGCGCTGCTGTGCTCCGGCCCCTGGCCCTCGTAGCCGTGCGGCAGCAGCAGCACCAGCCCCGTCCGCTGCTGCCACTTCTGGTAGGACGCGGCCAGGTACTGGTCGATCATCACCTGCGCGCCGTTCACGAAGTCGCCGAACTGCGCCTCCCACAGCACCAGCGACTGCGGGTGCCCCACGCTGTAGCCGTACTCGAAGCCCACCACCGCCATCTCCGAGAGCGGCGAGTTGTGGATTTCGAACGAGGCGCGCGCCTGCGGGAGCAGGTGGAACACGTTCATCCGCTCGCCGGTGCGCGCGTCGCGCAGCACCGCATGGCGATGGCTGAAGGTGCCGCGCTCCACGTCCTGCCCCGTCATGCGCACGGGAACGCCCTCGGCCAGCAGCGACGCGAACGCCAGCGCCTCGGCGTGCCCCCAGTCGATCACCGGCTCGCCACTCCCCGCCTCGGCACGCTTCTGCAGCACCTTCTCCAGGCGCGAGTTGCCCTGAAAGCCCTCGGGCCGGCCTACCAGCCCTGCGTTCAACTCCAGCAGCCGGTCGCGCGGCACCGCCGTTTCGCGCGGGCCCTGCCGCCCGTTGGGCGAGGGGTGGTCGTGCCCGTGCGCGCCCGCGTCCCCGCCCAGCCCCTCCAGCGTGGCCGAAAGCTCGTCGAGCACGCGCTTCAGCGAGGCGTCGGCCTCGTCGCGCGTCAGCACGCCCTCTTCCACCAGGCGGGCTGCGAACGCTTCGCGGGCGGTGGGGTGGTCCTTGATCACCCCGTACATCACGGGCTGAGTGAAGAGCGGCTCGTCGCCCTCGTTGTGCCCCCAGCGGCGGTAGCCCACCAGGTCGATGACGATGTCCTTGCCCCAGCGGGCGCGGTAGGCCAGGGCGAAGCGGGCGACCCCAAGGCAGGCCTCGGCGTCGTCGGCGTTCACGTGCACGACGGGAATCTCGAACCCCTTGGCCAGGTCGCTGGCGTAGCGGGTGCTGCGGCCCTGCTGCGGGTCGGTGGTGAAGCCCACCTGGTTGTTGGCGATCAGGTGGATGGTGCCGCCCACCGTGTAGCCGGGCAGCGACTGCATGTTCAGCGTCTCGGGCACCACCCCCTGGCCGGGGAACGCGGCGTCGCCATGGATGAGCACGGCCACCGCGCGGCCATGGTCGATGGTGGGCACGCCCGGGGCCGAGGTGTCGTCCTGGGCCGCGCGCGCCATCCCCACGACGATGGGGTCCACGAACTCCAGGTGGCTGGGGTTGGGCGAAAGGGACACGCGAACGGTGCGTCCGTCCACCTGGCGCTCGTCCGTCCACCCCATGTGGTACTTCACGTCGCCCGACGGCTCGTCGCTGTTCTGGTAGGCATCCAGCGCGGGCGCGGCCTGCGCGCTCGCGAAGCCCGACAGCATCATGGCGTACGGCTTGTTCAGCACGTGCGTCAGCACGTTCAGGCGGCCGCGGTGCGCCATGCCGATCATCACGTCACCGGCGCCCGCGCGCGCCGCCTCGGACACCATCTCGTCCAGCATGGGAACCATCAGGTCGGTTCCCTCGATGGAAAAGCGCTTCTGCCCGAAAAAGGCGCGATGAAGGTACTTCTCGAACCCTTCCACCTGCGACAGCCGGTCCAGCAGCGCGCGCTTGCGTTCCGCGGGAAGCGGCTGGGTGTAGCGGCGCGACTCGATGGCCTCGCGGATCCAGGT
This DNA window, taken from Longimicrobium sp., encodes the following:
- the odhB gene encoding 2-oxoglutarate dehydrogenase complex dihydrolipoyllysine-residue succinyltransferase, translating into MAVEIRVPPLGESVVEATVGRWTKKEGDRVEKDEILVELETDKITVEVAAQAAGVIAKIVKAEGDTVSVNELLGSLSAADGATPADETGQAAAPTDQKPRAQSEAAPAAEGAGSADAQTSPAVRSLVAEHGLNVAEIRGSGPNGRVTKEDVLAFIERGRAKSAEPAAAPAAPPAPASAPKPAAPAPAAQPGGRAETRERMSRRRKTIARRLVEAQQTTASLTTFNEVDLKVVMELRKARQDEFVKKHGVKLGFMSFFTKAAIGALKQFPRLNAEIQGEEIVLKHHYDIGIAVGAEEGLVVPVVRDADKLGFAEIEKRIGDLGQRARDGKLTLDELQGGTFTITNGGTFGSMLSTPILNPPQVGILGMHNIVERPMVVNGQIEIRPIMYVALTYDHRIVDGSEAVRFLVAIKRMLEDPISMLLEG
- a CDS encoding 2-oxoglutarate dehydrogenase E1 component, whose translation is MADLREFTGPNAAYVLEQFERFQHNPQSVDEGLRGWFASIDPAQLREIEAPTPAGTAAQPAQADLEKAFAARALARSIRARGHTGARLNPLGPGAGADPVLDAATHGLTDDDLAALPASVVFGHLPESPNALAEVQRLRSIYAGTIGWEFLHLPNPDERTWIREAIESRRYTQPLPAERKRALLDRLSQVEGFEKYLHRAFFGQKRFSIEGTDLMVPMLDEMVSEAARAGAGDVMIGMAHRGRLNVLTHVLNKPYAMMLSGFASAQAAPALDAYQNSDEPSGDVKYHMGWTDERQVDGRTVRVSLSPNPSHLEFVDPIVVGMARAAQDDTSAPGVPTIDHGRAVAVLIHGDAAFPGQGVVPETLNMQSLPGYTVGGTIHLIANNQVGFTTDPQQGRSTRYASDLAKGFEIPVVHVNADDAEACLGVARFALAYRARWGKDIVIDLVGYRRWGHNEGDEPLFTQPVMYGVIKDHPTAREAFAARLVEEGVLTRDEADASLKRVLDELSATLEGLGGDAGAHGHDHPSPNGRQGPRETAVPRDRLLELNAGLVGRPEGFQGNSRLEKVLQKRAEAGSGEPVIDWGHAEALAFASLLAEGVPVRMTGQDVERGTFSHRHAVLRDARTGERMNVFHLLPQARASFEIHNSPLSEMAVVGFEYGYSVGHPQSLVLWEAQFGDFVNGAQVMIDQYLAASYQKWQQRTGLVLLLPHGYEGQGPEHSSARLERFLQLCAENNMRVANCTTSANYFHLLRGQAALLNSEPRPLVVMSPKSLLRHALASSTIDQLATGTFQPVIPDASAADRADSITRLVLCSGKVYVDLVGGTEDQRKERAAVEGIERVAIARVEELYPFPGHELAEVVAGYPNLQEVVWVQEEPRNMGAWNYIAPRLQSILGELPLRYEGRPDRASPAEGYMHRHLAEQHRLVFAALSGAPSVDGDAAMADSVGAGRMAARFIGKRK